TATTTTCAAGGTCATAATGGGGAATTTCAAGATTTTCCCCCTTTAATATTTCATTATTGAAATCTACTATATCTATATCAATTAACCTTTCTCTCCAAAATCCTAATTTCTCTTTCCCCATCTTCTTTTCAATAGATTGCAGGGCTTTTAACATATCTAAAGGTGAAAGTGTGGTAGATACAGTAGCAGAAACATTAAAATACCTATCCTGATTATCCAACAACATAGATTTTGATGCATAAACTCTTGAAACATTCTCGATTATGGAAATTTTTGATATATATTTTAAGGCTATTGATAAATTTGAAGCCTTATTACCTAAATTTGACCCTAAATTTAATATAACCCTTTTCTGATTCATTATTAGTTTTTTGACTTTGCCTTACTGCCTATTTCCGCTAAAACTTCCGCAAAAGTAGGATGATTGAAAATAAATTCAGAAATTTGATCTATCTTTATCTCAGCCTGTATTATCATAGTAAACATGGAAATTAGCTCCGCTGCACCTTTACCGATAATGTGTGCTCCAAGGACACGTTTGAGATTCTTATCATATATAATCTTTGCAAAACCTTTGCTATACCCCATAATTAATGATTTCTCAAGATTGCTGTATGAGTACTTTAGAGATGCAGGGTCAAATCCTACTTTAGTTGCTTCCTCATCCGTATAACCTACTGAGGCAATCTCAGGATCTAAATAGGCAACTTTAGGTAAAATATTTGTTTTTTTATATATAGGTCGGTTTAAAATACTTGAAGATACAATTTCTGATGAAAGGTGTGCCCAATT
This DNA window, taken from Deferrivibrio essentukiensis, encodes the following:
- the folK gene encoding 2-amino-4-hydroxy-6-hydroxymethyldihydropteridine diphosphokinase, which translates into the protein MNQKRVILNLGSNLGNKASNLSIALKYISKISIIENVSRVYASKSMLLDNQDRYFNVSATVSTTLSPLDMLKALQSIEKKMGKEKLGFWRERLIDIDIVDFNNEILKGENLEIPHYDLENRSFFLIPLKEIFPGYIHPVTKSKIVDIIKNIKCDYDITAVGELKWR